Proteins encoded by one window of Moorella humiferrea:
- a CDS encoding dihydroorotase codes for MLGSKILLKGGRVIDPGNKVDIIADVLIEDGKIAKIDKDLEAGTAQVKNVEGKVVAPGLIDIHCHLRDPGYPEREDFKSGTRAAARGGFTTLIAMPNTNPVCDNPVVVEYVLSKSRREGIVNVLPYGAITLGQKGEELAPFAELIEAGCVAFSDDGQPVSNAGLMRQALIIAGALNKVLAVHCEDRTITGEGVINDGEVARRLGIRGIPYTSEAVMVARDILLAEETGGRVHICHVGCARSVELIREGKKRGIKVTGEVISHYLNTTEEDVQTLEGRFKIKPPFGSKRDQEALKEGLVDGTIEVIATDHAPYTRAEKERNFKEAPFGLIGLETALGVVLTEMVHSGLLSLPEALAKMTCNPAKLLGLNKGTLDIGGDADIVVIDPDLEWQVDVNESASKSRNCPQHGRWLKGKAVMTIVGGRIVMEDGRLLV; via the coding sequence TTGTTAGGAAGCAAAATTCTCCTCAAAGGCGGCCGAGTAATCGACCCAGGCAACAAAGTAGACATAATAGCGGATGTGCTAATAGAAGACGGCAAGATTGCGAAGATAGATAAAGATCTAGAGGCGGGGACGGCCCAGGTAAAGAACGTCGAAGGCAAAGTAGTAGCGCCTGGGCTTATAGATATCCACTGTCACCTGCGCGACCCAGGTTACCCAGAAAGGGAAGACTTTAAAAGCGGGACGCGGGCAGCAGCGCGGGGCGGTTTTACGACACTAATCGCCATGCCCAACACCAATCCCGTATGCGATAACCCGGTTGTAGTTGAATATGTGCTTTCCAAGAGCAGACGCGAAGGCATAGTCAATGTGCTACCTTACGGGGCCATAACCCTGGGGCAAAAGGGCGAGGAGCTGGCACCCTTTGCCGAACTAATAGAAGCCGGATGCGTAGCCTTTTCCGACGACGGGCAGCCGGTAAGCAATGCCGGATTAATGCGCCAGGCATTAATTATCGCCGGGGCCCTAAACAAAGTACTAGCAGTGCACTGCGAAGACCGTACCATCACAGGCGAAGGGGTAATAAACGACGGCGAAGTCGCACGGCGTTTAGGAATAAGAGGGATACCGTACACCTCAGAAGCGGTAATGGTCGCGCGGGACATACTGCTGGCCGAAGAAACCGGCGGCAGGGTACACATCTGTCATGTAGGATGCGCACGGTCGGTAGAATTAATCCGCGAAGGTAAAAAGCGGGGCATAAAAGTCACAGGCGAAGTAATATCCCATTATTTAAATACGACAGAAGAAGATGTCCAGACCCTGGAAGGACGTTTCAAGATAAAACCGCCCTTTGGCAGCAAACGAGATCAGGAAGCATTAAAAGAGGGCCTGGTAGACGGGACCATAGAAGTTATTGCGACTGATCACGCACCTTACACGAGAGCAGAAAAAGAACGTAATTTTAAAGAAGCACCCTTTGGATTAATCGGCCTGGAAACAGCCCTGGGTGTAGTACTAACAGAAATGGTCCACAGCGGATTATTAAGTTTACCGGAAGCCCTGGCCAAGATGACGTGCAACCCAGCGAAGCTCTTAGGTTTAAATAAAGGCACCCTGGATATAGGCGGGGACGCCGATATAGTAGTAATCGATCCCGACCTAGAATGGCAGGTCGATGTCAACGAAAGCGCCTCCAAAAGCAGGAACTGCCCGCAGCACGGCCGCTGGCTAAAAGGCAAAGCCGTAATGACCATCGTCGGAGGCCGGATAGTCATGGAAGACGGAAGGCTATTGGTTTAA
- a CDS encoding xanthine dehydrogenase family protein molybdopterin-binding subunit → MEMNVIGKAIPKVDAWAKVKGKTVYADDFSMPGMLYAKVLRSKYPAAKILAIDTSKAEKLPGVHAVLTAKDVPNNNLRAKFGQSTDVGAQFEGLYRVLAEGKVRFLGEPVALVAAESLKIAEEALELIDVTYEPLPGVFDPLEALKPDAYPVGENESNIVSQFKIRKGDVEKGFAECDVIIENTYRVPFVDHAYLEPESGVAWMDEDGVINIRVSTQVIEHFRTVAEVLGLPQNKVRVIGTWLGGGFGGKEDITVESFLALLVWKTGRPVKLTYTREESLLAHSKRHPFIMKYKTGATKDGRIIALEAELIADAGAYTYLTPWVLLYATVNAAGPYDIPNVKVDSVAVLTNNPFTSANRGFGAIQPNVAYESQVDELARVLRMDPLTIRQKNCLREGGSLATGFTFDRYVALPEVAEKAWQALGPINESKDPHIRIGRGLAIGMMSYGRLTFLHDTSRSYVKLELDGSAIIRCGVPDLGGGQAQALCQIVAEELGIPLNKIKIYISDTALTPLAGTTTATRQLYMSGNATLKAAKELKERLLDKASVMLNVRKAFLKIENEKIISTIDPNNFVSLKDVIAQCSSEGIELFCEAQFNAPFTDVPASELITGRTHPDFTFGAYAVEVAVDVETGMVEVQRVVGCYDVGKALNVLNVEGQIEGGAVYCLGYALMEDLIVDKGYLKTPSFSEYLIPTALDVPDVQPILVESGTGLGPYGAKGIGEPACNAIAPAILNAIRDAVGVRITSLPATPEKVLFAMQNRTPTNKEVSKN, encoded by the coding sequence ATGGAAATGAATGTAATTGGCAAGGCAATACCGAAGGTTGACGCCTGGGCTAAAGTTAAAGGGAAAACTGTATATGCTGACGATTTTAGCATGCCGGGCATGCTTTATGCCAAAGTATTGAGGAGCAAATATCCTGCAGCTAAAATATTGGCCATTGATACTAGTAAGGCAGAAAAGCTTCCAGGGGTACATGCTGTTTTAACGGCAAAGGATGTACCCAATAATAACCTGCGGGCTAAATTTGGCCAGAGCACTGATGTGGGTGCCCAATTTGAGGGGTTATATCGAGTTCTTGCCGAGGGAAAGGTACGGTTTTTAGGTGAACCTGTAGCTTTAGTAGCAGCTGAAAGCTTGAAAATTGCTGAAGAAGCCCTAGAGTTAATAGATGTTACTTATGAACCTTTGCCAGGCGTTTTTGATCCATTGGAGGCATTAAAACCGGATGCTTATCCAGTGGGTGAAAATGAAAGCAATATTGTATCCCAGTTTAAAATCCGCAAGGGTGATGTAGAAAAGGGTTTTGCAGAGTGTGATGTAATAATTGAAAATACCTATCGTGTACCTTTTGTTGATCATGCCTATCTGGAACCAGAATCAGGCGTAGCCTGGATGGATGAAGATGGAGTAATTAACATTAGGGTTTCAACCCAGGTAATAGAACATTTCCGCACTGTAGCTGAAGTTTTAGGATTGCCGCAAAATAAGGTGCGAGTTATTGGCACATGGCTTGGAGGAGGCTTTGGTGGGAAAGAAGATATTACTGTAGAAAGTTTTCTCGCCTTATTGGTCTGGAAAACGGGAAGGCCGGTTAAATTGACATATACCCGAGAAGAATCACTTTTAGCCCACAGCAAAAGGCATCCGTTTATAATGAAATATAAAACCGGCGCAACTAAAGACGGTCGCATAATCGCTTTAGAAGCAGAGCTTATCGCTGACGCCGGAGCCTATACCTATCTAACCCCTTGGGTGTTACTTTATGCGACAGTAAATGCTGCAGGCCCTTATGATATACCAAACGTTAAAGTGGATAGCGTTGCTGTTTTAACCAATAATCCCTTTACCAGTGCCAACCGCGGTTTCGGAGCCATTCAGCCAAATGTAGCCTATGAGTCTCAAGTGGATGAATTGGCAAGAGTGTTAAGAATGGATCCGCTCACTATCAGGCAGAAAAACTGCCTGCGCGAGGGTGGTTCGCTAGCCACAGGCTTTACGTTCGATCGCTATGTTGCTTTACCTGAAGTGGCAGAAAAAGCGTGGCAGGCCTTGGGTCCGATTAATGAGAGCAAGGATCCGCACATCCGCATCGGCCGTGGTTTGGCCATTGGCATGATGAGTTATGGTCGCCTAACTTTCCTCCATGATACTTCTCGTTCCTATGTAAAGCTTGAACTTGATGGTAGTGCCATTATCCGTTGTGGTGTTCCCGACCTTGGTGGCGGGCAGGCCCAAGCCCTTTGCCAAATAGTGGCTGAAGAGTTGGGTATACCCCTAAACAAAATAAAAATTTATATCTCCGACACGGCCTTAACACCCTTAGCTGGAACAACAACGGCTACGAGACAGCTGTATATGTCAGGTAATGCCACCTTAAAAGCTGCAAAAGAACTTAAAGAAAGGCTCCTTGATAAAGCATCAGTTATGCTTAATGTAAGAAAAGCATTTTTGAAAATAGAAAACGAAAAAATTATCAGCACTATAGACCCCAACAATTTTGTATCCTTAAAAGACGTAATTGCCCAGTGTTCTTCTGAAGGTATAGAGCTATTCTGCGAAGCCCAGTTTAACGCTCCATTTACAGACGTTCCCGCATCAGAATTGATAACAGGTCGCACCCACCCCGACTTTACTTTTGGCGCTTATGCCGTAGAAGTGGCTGTTGATGTTGAAACGGGGATGGTAGAAGTGCAAAGAGTGGTGGGTTGTTACGACGTCGGTAAAGCCCTTAATGTACTTAATGTAGAAGGTCAGATTGAAGGCGGCGCGGTATACTGCCTTGGATATGCTTTAATGGAAGACCTTATCGTTGACAAGGGTTACCTAAAAACACCGTCATTTTCTGAATACCTTATCCCAACAGCCTTAGACGTTCCAGATGTTCAACCTATACTGGTAGAATCAGGGACCGGGCTTGGACCTTATGGAGCAAAAGGAATAGGAGAACCGGCCTGCAATGCTATTGCTCCTGCTATTCTCAATGCCATTCGTGATGCTGTTGGAGTAAGGATAACGTCACTACCTGCTACACCTGAAAAGGTATTATTTGCTATGCAAAATAGAACCCCAACCAATAAGGAGGTGAGTAAAAACTAA
- a CDS encoding branched-chain amino acid ABC transporter permease, with the protein MIGTTQNIKPVNVNYRVQNNKLSSNPLLAGAKMLPASKGLKEVNFMELLLSQIINAIMLGCTYSLVAIGFSLFFGVMDIVVFCAGDVAIFAAFCVTALVTIAGLYAALNQLLPQFLSAIIIVVTGAITTGFLMLLLYRFIIKPFENKSSLMPLLSTIAAGVALRELIGIFYPQGRNPQNFPQLLPSGFLSDIALLSWRNIIIVLATVVLVALLYLFVNKTKMGISIQAVSQNREAAIMVGINWQKVVYITFLIGGLILGFGGVLVASYYDVIRFDMGSMYGLKGFCAAVVGGLGNVYGAIVGGMIIAFIEVFVSAFVPGGTAYASVVAFLMVVFFILFKPEGVIGERSIEKV; encoded by the coding sequence TTGATTGGGACGACTCAAAATATAAAGCCGGTCAACGTAAACTACCGGGTACAAAATAATAAATTAAGTAGTAATCCTTTACTGGCTGGCGCTAAAATGTTGCCAGCCAGTAAAGGATTAAAGGAGGTCAATTTTATGGAGCTATTATTGTCGCAAATAATAAATGCGATTATGTTAGGATGTACTTATTCACTGGTAGCAATAGGTTTTTCCTTATTTTTTGGTGTGATGGACATTGTCGTGTTTTGTGCCGGTGATGTAGCCATTTTTGCCGCCTTTTGCGTTACTGCTCTTGTGACGATTGCTGGACTTTACGCAGCCTTAAATCAGCTATTACCTCAATTTTTAAGTGCAATAATTATTGTAGTAACAGGAGCCATAACAACAGGTTTTTTAATGTTATTGCTTTACCGTTTTATTATAAAACCCTTTGAAAACAAGAGTTCGCTTATGCCTCTTTTAAGTACAATTGCCGCCGGTGTCGCCTTAAGGGAGTTAATAGGTATATTTTACCCCCAGGGTCGTAATCCCCAAAACTTCCCCCAACTGCTTCCTAGCGGTTTTTTATCAGACATAGCTTTGCTTTCTTGGAGAAATATAATTATTGTTTTAGCAACGGTAGTATTAGTTGCTTTACTATATTTATTTGTTAACAAAACTAAAATGGGAATATCTATTCAAGCGGTTTCACAAAATAGAGAAGCTGCGATAATGGTTGGAATAAATTGGCAGAAAGTGGTATATATTACTTTTCTAATCGGTGGACTTATTTTGGGTTTCGGTGGCGTTTTGGTTGCTTCATATTATGATGTTATACGTTTTGATATGGGGTCGATGTATGGGTTAAAAGGTTTTTGTGCTGCTGTAGTTGGTGGATTGGGCAATGTATATGGTGCAATAGTCGGGGGCATGATAATAGCTTTTATTGAGGTGTTTGTAAGCGCCTTTGTGCCCGGTGGTACAGCCTATGCAAGTGTGGTGGCTTTTTTGATGGTTGTTTTCTTTATTTTATTCAAACCTGAAGGTGTTATTGGTGAAAGATCCATAGAAAAAGTTTGA
- a CDS encoding (2Fe-2S)-binding protein encodes MMDILSEVAVTINVNGRPIKATVSPEESLLDFLRYRAGVTDVKCGCNKGDCGTCTVILEDKAVKSCLVLAAQVDGKRVLTLQGFEEDALMQALQKSFATHGAVQCGFCTPGMLLTARNFLEHNPKPERTEIKEAISGNLCRCTGYKKIVDAVAAVVDNETGEGA; translated from the coding sequence ATGATGGATATATTGTCGGAAGTTGCTGTCACTATCAACGTCAACGGCAGGCCTATTAAAGCTACAGTATCGCCGGAAGAATCACTCCTCGATTTCCTGCGCTACCGGGCAGGGGTTACGGATGTAAAGTGCGGCTGCAATAAAGGCGACTGTGGCACGTGTACGGTAATTTTAGAGGACAAGGCCGTAAAATCTTGTCTGGTTCTGGCCGCCCAGGTTGACGGCAAGCGTGTTTTAACCTTACAGGGCTTCGAAGAAGATGCATTAATGCAAGCGTTACAGAAGAGTTTTGCTACGCATGGGGCAGTACAGTGTGGTTTTTGTACCCCGGGCATGCTTCTAACAGCAAGGAATTTCCTTGAGCATAATCCTAAACCCGAACGGACCGAGATTAAAGAAGCCATCTCGGGTAACCTGTGTCGCTGTACAGGTTACAAAAAAATCGTTGATGCAGTTGCTGCAGTTGTAGATAACGAAACGGGCGAAGGTGCTTAA
- a CDS encoding branched-chain amino acid ABC transporter permease, whose translation MKINKVGAKAGMVNKRTTFNEGVLAVAVSIAICLILYVALVSTLPVTLLMLALGLCLIIVGERNKSIEKVYEVMENQKAKAFIVVMVFVLILPLFVSGNSYIMHIAIMAGIYSIIALGLNFQLGSAGMVNFAPAAFYGAGAYTSAILAVKYGVSPWIGMIFAIIMASLLGFIFGYPALKTRGYYLSLVTIAFQVIFTLMIINTDWVGGPNGIPGIPGYQIFGYSFRKPLEIFTVKLSYQTNYFYLVFLLVGLAAIVASRLYNSRIGLAWNAIEQDEIVASTQGINLTKIKLLAFSLGAAFAGVAGALYAHYISFIGNEDFDFSKSLVLICMVILGGMDNVLGVILGAIMLTIMDEKLRDFADYRMLMYAIILIIILLVRPQGLLPKRNRKYETGDGLDEKINIKAVLGGK comes from the coding sequence TTGAAGATTAACAAGGTAGGTGCTAAAGCAGGAATGGTAAATAAAAGAACTACATTTAATGAAGGTGTATTAGCAGTAGCAGTAAGCATAGCAATTTGTCTAATTCTTTATGTTGCCTTAGTAAGCACATTACCTGTTACCCTTTTAATGCTGGCTTTAGGTTTATGCTTAATTATTGTAGGTGAGCGTAACAAAAGCATTGAAAAAGTTTACGAGGTAATGGAAAATCAAAAGGCTAAAGCTTTTATAGTTGTAATGGTTTTTGTTTTGATACTTCCGCTATTTGTGAGTGGTAATAGCTATATTATGCATATTGCGATTATGGCTGGTATCTATAGCATCATAGCTTTGGGCCTAAATTTTCAGTTAGGAAGCGCAGGAATGGTGAATTTTGCTCCTGCAGCTTTTTATGGTGCAGGTGCATATACTTCAGCAATTTTAGCGGTTAAATATGGTGTATCACCTTGGATCGGAATGATATTTGCTATAATTATGGCGTCTCTTTTAGGGTTTATTTTTGGATATCCTGCTTTAAAAACTCGAGGATATTATTTATCGTTGGTAACCATAGCTTTTCAAGTTATTTTCACGTTAATGATAATAAATACTGATTGGGTAGGTGGACCAAATGGTATTCCGGGTATTCCCGGTTATCAGATCTTTGGTTATTCCTTTCGTAAACCCTTAGAAATATTTACAGTAAAACTATCGTACCAGACAAATTATTTTTACCTTGTATTTTTATTAGTAGGTTTGGCTGCTATCGTGGCTTCACGTTTATATAATTCCCGTATTGGTCTTGCCTGGAATGCAATAGAGCAAGATGAGATTGTTGCATCAACTCAAGGCATAAATCTAACTAAAATAAAACTTTTAGCTTTTTCTCTAGGAGCTGCTTTTGCTGGTGTTGCTGGCGCCTTATATGCTCACTATATAAGCTTTATAGGAAACGAAGATTTCGATTTTAGCAAATCCCTGGTATTAATATGTATGGTAATCCTGGGCGGTATGGATAATGTATTGGGGGTAATCCTGGGGGCTATTATGTTGACTATTATGGATGAAAAACTACGCGATTTTGCTGACTATCGCATGCTAATGTATGCCATTATTTTAATCATTATCTTGCTTGTACGCCCCCAAGGATTGCTTCCTAAAAGGAACCGTAAATATGAAACAGGAGATGGGTTAGATGAAAAGATTAATATTAAGGCAGTTTTAGGGGGTAAATAG
- a CDS encoding cupin domain-containing protein, translating to MLGEKIRNLRRERGMSLKDVAEKTGLTSSFLSQVERDLADPSITSLRKIAEALDIPIFYFLLNHEDHSPVVRKNERKVLRFPRSHLTYELLSPDLNRKMEVMMARLEPGAVSCDEPLAHPGEECIVVLEGVMEIDIGGEVYRLEEGDSIYYYASIPHKLWSVGDKDLVFISAITPPQF from the coding sequence ATGTTAGGCGAGAAGATACGCAATTTACGTCGAGAACGGGGCATGAGCCTTAAGGATGTAGCCGAAAAGACCGGTCTTACGTCCAGTTTTTTGAGCCAGGTGGAGAGGGATCTTGCCGACCCTTCCATCACCTCTCTACGTAAAATCGCCGAGGCTTTGGACATTCCCATTTTTTACTTTCTGCTAAATCACGAAGACCACAGCCCGGTGGTGCGCAAAAACGAACGCAAAGTCCTGCGTTTCCCCCGTTCCCATTTGACCTATGAGCTCCTCTCGCCGGACCTAAATCGCAAAATGGAAGTCATGATGGCCCGCCTGGAGCCGGGAGCCGTAAGTTGTGACGAGCCCCTGGCCCATCCTGGGGAAGAATGCATCGTCGTCCTGGAGGGCGTTATGGAAATCGACATCGGCGGGGAAGTTTACCGGCTGGAAGAGGGGGACAGCATATATTATTACGCTTCGATTCCCCATAAACTTTGGAGCGTCGGCGACAAAGATCTGGTGTTCATTTCGGCCATAACGCCGCCCCAGTTTTAA
- a CDS encoding ABC transporter ATP-binding protein: MLELRQVYTKYGQIPMLMGVNIKVNPGEAVCMLGANGAGKTTLLKTIIGMVKPVKGEVVFNGQRIDTLPSHKIIPLGIAIVPEREGLFPKLTVETNLLMGAYYENDKKKIALRMEEVLNIFPRLKERFHQKAGTLSGGERKMLGIARALLADPKILLMDEPSLGLAPATVNEVFSVIKRIKEEKKIAILLVEQNAQKALSVAERGYVLQKGSIILEGLKEELQENSIVKESYLSAG, from the coding sequence ATGTTGGAATTACGGCAGGTTTATACTAAATATGGCCAGATACCAATGTTAATGGGTGTAAATATCAAGGTAAACCCCGGAGAGGCTGTATGTATGCTTGGTGCTAACGGTGCTGGTAAGACTACTCTGCTGAAAACTATTATAGGTATGGTTAAACCAGTAAAGGGCGAAGTTGTTTTTAATGGACAAAGGATTGATACTTTACCTTCGCATAAAATTATTCCTTTGGGCATTGCTATTGTTCCGGAAAGAGAAGGTTTATTTCCTAAATTAACTGTGGAAACAAATCTCCTTATGGGAGCCTATTACGAAAATGATAAAAAGAAAATTGCTCTAAGGATGGAAGAAGTGTTAAATATTTTCCCAAGGCTTAAAGAAAGATTTCATCAGAAAGCAGGAACATTGAGCGGCGGCGAAAGAAAAATGCTGGGTATAGCCAGGGCCTTGCTTGCCGATCCAAAGATTTTATTAATGGATGAGCCCTCTCTAGGATTAGCTCCAGCAACAGTGAACGAAGTTTTTTCTGTTATTAAAAGGATAAAGGAAGAAAAAAAGATTGCTATTCTCCTTGTTGAACAAAATGCACAAAAAGCACTTTCAGTCGCAGAACGTGGTTATGTACTGCAAAAAGGTAGCATAATTCTCGAGGGCTTAAAAGAAGAATTGCAGGAAAATAGCATTGTAAAGGAATCGTACCTTTCGGCCGGATAA
- a CDS encoding ABC transporter ATP-binding protein translates to MEVLRTENLTINFGGLRAVDGVDFTIADEIVGLIGPNGSGKTTFLNLVSGIYKPTNGKIIFQQEDITGASPDIVRQKGISRTFQTNRLCLKLSVLDNMLLGLYSKQKTSWWQAILKPNYCRAEIKESIEKCFEILAHFNPELVKKCYEPITTIPLIDRRRIEVARAIVGEPRLLLLDEPTAGLNAEETMQMIKDINKIREKNKKISIIIIEHDMQVISSISERVVVFNAGKKIAEGTFSEVSKNEQVRSAYLGG, encoded by the coding sequence ATGGAGGTTTTAAGGACGGAGAACCTGACTATAAATTTCGGTGGTTTAAGAGCAGTTGATGGTGTCGATTTTACCATTGCTGATGAAATTGTAGGGTTAATAGGGCCAAACGGCTCAGGGAAAACTACTTTTCTTAATTTAGTAAGTGGTATATACAAACCGACAAATGGTAAGATAATTTTTCAGCAAGAGGATATCACAGGTGCCTCCCCTGATATCGTACGTCAAAAGGGTATTTCCCGTACCTTTCAAACAAATAGATTATGCCTGAAACTGAGTGTTTTAGATAACATGTTGTTAGGTCTTTATAGTAAACAAAAAACAAGCTGGTGGCAGGCCATTTTAAAACCTAATTACTGCCGCGCCGAGATCAAAGAGAGTATTGAGAAATGCTTTGAAATACTGGCACACTTTAATCCTGAACTTGTAAAAAAGTGTTATGAACCTATAACAACTATACCTCTAATTGACAGACGGCGTATAGAGGTTGCGAGAGCCATAGTGGGGGAACCCAGGCTGTTGCTTCTAGATGAACCCACAGCGGGACTAAATGCAGAAGAGACGATGCAAATGATAAAAGATATCAACAAAATAAGGGAGAAAAACAAAAAAATAAGTATTATCATTATCGAACACGACATGCAAGTTATTTCCAGTATTTCTGAGCGCGTGGTTGTTTTCAATGCCGGCAAAAAGATTGCCGAAGGAACTTTTAGCGAAGTTAGTAAAAATGAGCAAGTACGTAGTGCATATTTGGGAGGATAG
- a CDS encoding FAD binding domain-containing protein: MNSFKYISPKTKEEALKILDELGEKGKIVAGSTNVLPDIKAKKISSCVLVDISNLSELKGVNEVGDKIAIGSLTTINQLLQSNIIAREAQVLWQACRNFADPLVRNRATIGGNIVNASPAADGVIPLLALDATVCIESFANGKKEAPLSEFFKGPGKTILQSGDLVTSVNFPKASGMKSAFIKFGLRKAMAISLANIGVVLQINEDTITEARIALGALAPTPLRARETENYLRGKQINDEVMAEASQIIKTEIKPISDIRASQAYRQHLTGVLLRRAIKAAIA, from the coding sequence GTGAATAGCTTTAAATATATTTCACCTAAAACAAAAGAAGAAGCGTTAAAAATTTTAGATGAGTTAGGAGAAAAAGGCAAAATTGTTGCTGGAAGTACAAATGTTTTGCCTGACATAAAAGCCAAAAAAATATCTAGTTGTGTTTTAGTAGATATCAGTAACCTTAGTGAACTTAAAGGTGTTAATGAAGTAGGAGATAAAATAGCTATTGGTAGTTTAACAACTATAAATCAATTGCTGCAATCAAATATTATTGCTAGAGAAGCACAAGTGTTGTGGCAGGCTTGCCGTAATTTCGCCGATCCATTAGTCCGCAATAGAGCTACTATTGGTGGAAATATTGTAAATGCTTCACCTGCGGCCGACGGAGTTATTCCATTGTTAGCTTTAGATGCGACAGTATGTATTGAAAGTTTTGCAAATGGCAAAAAAGAAGCACCTTTATCTGAGTTTTTTAAAGGCCCGGGCAAGACTATTTTACAATCCGGAGATTTAGTTACTTCAGTGAACTTTCCTAAAGCATCGGGGATGAAAAGCGCATTTATTAAATTTGGGTTAAGAAAAGCCATGGCCATATCCTTGGCTAATATTGGAGTTGTTTTGCAAATAAATGAAGATACAATTACTGAGGCGCGTATAGCCCTTGGCGCTTTAGCACCCACTCCTTTACGTGCTAGGGAAACCGAGAACTATTTGAGGGGAAAACAGATTAACGATGAAGTTATGGCGGAAGCTTCGCAAATAATTAAAACAGAAATTAAACCCATTAGTGACATACGGGCTTCACAAGCTTACCGTCAGCATCTTACCGGTGTACTTCTTAGGCGGGCAATTAAAGCCGCTATTGCTTAG
- a CDS encoding branched-chain amino acid ABC transporter substrate-binding protein → MKKGKVKWLVVLLVLGMAVTLMAGCGGSKAKEESKTAGTKTVKVAFLGPLTGPNAMQGVGARNAFKLAIDQANSSGKLPFKVEVIDLDDASNPGTGASAAQKAVADPDVVAASGHWNSPVAEATIPIFKSAGVPLVIWGAIGPKLTSKENYPYITRVCPTQKQENLPLANFVVNTLGRKKWAIISDTTTYGKSNTEAWKSEISKYPGAEIVSIDEIQVGQNDFRPILSKIKAANVDGLYFGGVVMEAALVRKQMVELGMKDLLMVGISGIVDDKFIETAGKEAAEGVIATKPGKSINKLEGGKAFEEAYQKAGFKEPYGAYGPYAYDAANIIVEALKKVGPDRAKLVDAIAKISYTGLLGTTSFDETGQTTNVASTIYVVEDGKWVDWDDSKYKAGQRKLPGTK, encoded by the coding sequence ATGAAAAAAGGCAAGGTAAAATGGTTAGTTGTATTATTGGTACTAGGTATGGCTGTTACTTTAATGGCAGGTTGTGGTGGAAGTAAGGCTAAGGAAGAAAGCAAAACAGCGGGGACAAAAACTGTAAAAGTAGCTTTTCTTGGACCTCTAACCGGCCCGAATGCCATGCAGGGAGTTGGGGCCAGAAATGCTTTTAAACTTGCCATTGATCAAGCGAATTCTTCTGGCAAGCTTCCTTTTAAAGTGGAGGTAATCGATCTAGATGACGCCTCCAACCCCGGTACAGGTGCTTCAGCTGCACAGAAAGCAGTGGCTGATCCTGATGTAGTTGCTGCCAGCGGTCACTGGAATTCGCCTGTAGCGGAAGCAACAATACCCATCTTTAAGTCCGCGGGTGTACCACTAGTAATTTGGGGGGCGATTGGCCCAAAACTTACCAGTAAAGAAAATTATCCCTACATTACTCGTGTATGTCCGACCCAAAAGCAGGAGAACCTTCCTTTAGCTAATTTTGTAGTTAACACGCTGGGACGCAAGAAATGGGCGATTATTTCTGACACAACAACCTATGGTAAGAGCAACACTGAAGCCTGGAAGAGTGAAATCAGTAAGTATCCTGGTGCGGAAATTGTCTCTATAGATGAGATCCAGGTTGGACAAAATGACTTCCGGCCCATTTTAAGTAAAATTAAAGCTGCTAATGTTGATGGATTATATTTTGGCGGCGTTGTAATGGAAGCAGCTTTAGTAAGAAAACAAATGGTTGAATTAGGGATGAAAGATTTATTGATGGTGGGTATTTCCGGGATAGTTGATGATAAATTTATCGAAACTGCCGGGAAAGAAGCTGCTGAAGGGGTAATTGCAACTAAACCTGGTAAAAGCATTAACAAGCTTGAGGGTGGTAAAGCTTTTGAAGAAGCTTATCAAAAGGCTGGATTTAAGGAGCCGTATGGTGCATATGGGCCCTATGCATATGACGCTGCAAATATAATTGTTGAAGCTTTGAAAAAGGTCGGTCCCGATCGCGCTAAATTAGTTGATGCCATTGCTAAAATTAGTTATACCGGCCTGCTGGGCACAACAAGCTTTGACGAAACTGGCCAGACAACAAACGTTGCAAGCACTATTTATGTGGTTGAAGATGGCAAATGGGTTGATTGGGACGACTCAAAATATAAAGCCGGTCAACGTAAACTACCGGGTACAAAATAA